The following is a genomic window from Nitrospira sp..
CGGAAGGCGACCGGTTCGCCAAAGTTGAAGAAGCCGGACCGCTGCTGTCCTATGAGCTCAAGAGCGGTCAGCCGACGCTCGGCACCATCCCGGTCGAAGTCTTGCGCTTCACCACATTCGAGGGCAAATTCGGCCGTGTGCTCATCCGCTATCGCGGCAAAGAGACACACGAGCAAATCCTGGCCTACCTGCAAGCCCAATATGGGCCGCTCGATCGCACGCCGGGGCAGATTTCAGTCGGCCCTATCCGCGTCTATGCCTGGCATGGCTTCGACACGGAGATCACGCTCCGGTACGAATCGCGAATGGAACGCGGGATCATCTTTTTCGAAAGCCGCATCCTGCGCGAAAAGCTTTCGGAAGGAAATTCCGGCACGGTGTTTTAGCGCATTGCCTGCCAGCCTGCGCAAGGATTCGCCTAATCCCTGGTAATTCCATATTCTTTGCAACATACTGCCCTCTATTGCGTCGCACCCCTCCTGAACGGCGAAGCGCTCCCATCTTCCAGGGGAGGAATCCTGGTCTAACAGGGGATTTTCGGTGATAGCGCACTGGCGTACAGTACAACGGCGTACTAACCGATAAAGGCCCACATACCGGTTTCCGGAGGTGCTCATGAAACGGCCGTCATCGCCTTCCACAAAGCCCTTACGATCCACCCCTTTGGGTCTGGACAAGCGCTATTCCGAGCGAGTGGCCATCATCTGTCCGGTGCAGTACGCGGGAGAAGTCTTAACCCAACCGCACAAGGGCGAAGGAGTCACGAAAGACATTTCGCTCGCCGGGTGCAAGATGATCAGTGAACATCCCGTCACCCGGGGAACCTTATTGTCATTGACGATTGCGCTGCCCGACGGGGACGCTCCGTTGAAGCTCACCTCGGTCCATGTCGTATGGGTATCGGGCTGTCATTTCGCCGTCCGCTTTATGCAGCTCGGCCAATCCGACCGTAAACGCATTCAAGCCTTCCTCTGGAAAAATATTACTCACGACACGGTTCACAACCAACGGGCTCGCTTCCGACTGGTGTAACAGAAACCGCGATCGCGTCGGCCATCTGCCTGCCAGTTCAATCCGGCAACCTCTCCTCAAATCGACTCAATCCCGTCACTCGAATTCCCTCATCCTCACTCGCATTTCTTCCATAAACATCCATCAGAAATCTGCCCCGTTGCGAATCGACCGTGACATCGACTGTGCTCCTTCTTGAACGGACACGAGCCCTTCAAATACCCCCCTTCAGCGGGTGGCTAGATCCCCCGCCTAGGGGGCTGTCAAACAGCCTGACTCACGATAGGGTTACACCATCGAGCCAGTGCTAATAGCCACCCGTACGAGACTGGAAAGAGAGACCTCGCACAATGAGTTGGTGGAAATCGGATACGACCGCCTCAGTCTCACACTCCGCCTTAACGGGAACGGAACGGCGCCGGGATCCGCGCATCGGCACAAGATTTACCGTGCGCTATTCGGGAGCCGACGGCCGGAAAATCGTGATGGGTCACGCCGTCATCGTCGATCTGAGCCAGCAGGGATTCGGCCTGACCGGCAGCCGTGGCCTGAAACGAGGGATGGAGCTGGCGCTCTTTCTCGAACTCCACGAGTCAGACCGCCCGCTGTGCATTCCCCAAGTCCAGGTACTCTGGGTAAGCGGGATCCACTGCGGCATCCAGCTCCCACCGAAGAAGAGCCGAACAATGGATTGGATGGATACCCTGCTGGACGGCCGCTAGGCCCTGCCGCCGGCACGGCATGAAAGGATCCAGTGATGAAACTGTACCCTGTCCAGCATGCACCAGAAGGGCTCAATCACTCTGCAACTGAACGACGTGACATCGACCGCATCCCGCTCTCGTTTAGCCTGATGTATTCCGGGGCAAATGAAACCCGCGCCATCCTGGGCCATGGCACAGTCATCGACATGTCCCGGGAAGGATTGGGCCTTCGAGGCAGCCAACCAGTCAATGTCGGCATGGATCTCCTTCTGCTTCTCTCACCGTCCGATACGAAACACCCGCCCGTTGTTATTCAAGCTCAAGTCGCATGGATCGACGAACACCGGTTCGGCCTGCGGTTCACACAGAGCCCGGCCACTTCAGCACTCTGGCTTCAGCGGTTTCTCCGGTCATTCTTTCACATGCCTCGCGCCAGCAAGAGCGCCTAATGGGAGCCCCACAATGTCTTTAGCCGCCGCACCGCAACACCACCTATCCCGAACGGATCAACGACAGACCTATCGCATCGCGACAAGCAGACCTCTGCGATACGCGCCGCGCCAGACAACCAGCCGGATCGGCCAGGCCCTCCTGCTTGATCTCTCCGATGTCGGGTGCCGCATCGAGAGCGCCAGCCTTCTCGCGATGGGAGAACGGCTAGCCCTGGTCATCGAGCTTCCTCAACCCGTGCTGATCACGGATGCGCAGGTCGTGTGGGCCGATGGATCCCGGTACGGGCTGAGCTTTGCGCGGGTCAGCCCCCTCGAACGGTCGCGCCTTCGCCGGTTTCTCTGGAAACATCTCCCCGATGCCGCCATGAGCGATCTGCTTCCGCTCTTTGCCGTGATCGAAGAGCCGCACCATTCGCAGAGACACCCCCACCGGCCGCGTTAACCCGACCCCGCCGCCAATCGCCTCATTGCTTGTCTTCTCCAATCCGGCCATGCTACTTCTTTAGTGAGCACTCACTCACCAAGAAGATTATGCTGCGAACACCCCGACCGCCCAGACAATCCAGCCAGGAACGCCAGGCCAGCCTGATTCAGGCCGCCACGAGGCTGTTCGCTAAGAAAGGCTTCAACGGCACCACCACAAAAGAAATCGCCAAGGCTGCCGGCATCAGTGAAGCGCTGGTCTTCAAGCACTTCCCAACCAAGCGCGCGCTCTATGCCGCCATTCTCGCAGAAAAAGTGACGATCAACGAGCTGCTTGGCGCCATCGAAGCCTCCGCCAAAAAACGGGACGACCGGCGCGTGTTCACCCTGATCGCCGGCTATCGGATTCGCCCCGGCGCCGACCCGACGCTCTTGCGGCTCTTGCTATTCAGCGCGCTCGAAGGCCACGAACTGTCCGACATGTTTTTCGGCAAGCACCACAAAGTCTTCTACGACCGCCTCGCGGCCTATATTCAGGCGCGGGTCGAAGACGGTGCCTTCCGTGAGGTCGATCCTCTCCTGGCGGCCCGCGCCTTTATCGGCATGGTCGTGCATCACCGCCTGTTGCATGAAATCTTCGGCGTGAAAATGGATCGATCGCACGACGATACGGTCTCGACTTATGTGGACATCTTTCTCCAAGGGCTCGTCGCGCCGCCTGCAACCAGCCGCGCAAGAAAATCGAGGGCCCGGACATGAAGTCGCTGAAACAACACCCGTTCGTCATTCTCGGCGTGATTATTTTCTTTGCGATTACGGCGCTGGTGGTCTTCCGTCTAAGCAGCGGCGCCAAAACCGACGGCAAAAAGGCTCGTATTATCACAGTGGGAATCGCCACTCCCCTGAAACAGGATCTCCCCATCCGCCTGGCTTACACCGCCGACATCATTCCCAATCAGGTGGTGAACCTCTTCTCCCGTGTCGATGGGTACATCGCCAAAATTCACGTGGATAAAGGGGATCACGTGAAAGCCGGGCAATTGCTGGTCGAAATCGACCACACCGACTATCAGCATGCGGTCAATCAAGCCAAGGCCAACCTCGCGGCGGCCAAAGCCAAAGTCACGCAGCAACAAGCGGCCGTCCGCAACGCGACGCTGATGCTCGACCGGATGCAAGCGCTGATCAAGGATCAATTTGTGTCACAGCAAGACTTGGATAACGCCCAGGTGAACTTCGACGGCGCCGCGGCCGCACTGGAGTCCTTGCAGGCCCAAGTCAAGCAAATGGAGGTCGCGCTCGCCCAGGCGGAAACGAATCTGGCCTATTCCTACATCCGCGCGCCCTTTGCCGGGTATGTCGCGGAGCGCAATCTCGATCCGGGCGCCAACGTCACGAGCGCCACCGCCAGCACCTCGATCAATTCGCGCGGCATCCTGAGCCTGCATGAGATCGACACCGTGCGGATTCTGATCGAAGTGGTGGAAAAGGATATTCCACTCATCCACATCGGCCAAAAAGCGGACGTCCGCGCCGAAGCCTATCCCGATCGCGTGTTCGACGGAACCGTCACGCGCATCGTCCAGGCGCTCAATCGCGCCACGCGCACCATGACCGTCGAAATCGATTTGCCCAACAAGGACCGCGCATTAAAAGGCGGCATGTTCGCCCGCGTCGAAGCGCTGGTGGGCACCCACCAGCAAGCCGTGCAAATCCCGATCGACGCGGTCAGCCGGCTGGAAGACCTGCAATATGTCTACATCGTGCGGGATGGCAGCGCCCGGCGGGTGAATGTCGAAATCGGCGCGCGCGAGGGAAATCGCGTGGAAGTGACCAAGGGACTGGCTGGCGACGAACAGATCATCGTGTCGGGCAAAGATCTCGTACACGACGGCACTCCCGTGCAAACGCAATCGCTCGCGCCCAATGTGCCAGATGAATCTCCTGCGCCGACACCAGTCTCACCAGCTCCTGCCAAAGGCAAAGGATAGGCCTGCGCTATGTGGCTGACGCTCCTGGCACTCAGGAATCGCATCGGCATCCTGATGCTGTCGCTGGCGATGGTCGTGCTGGGCGTCACCTCGCTGGAGCGGCTGCCGGTCGATCTGTTCCCCAACATCCAGGTGCCCGTCGCCTTCGTCGGCGTCATCTATAAAGGCGCGCCGCCGCTCGATATCGAACAAAGCGTCGTCTACCCCATCGAAAAGGCCGTCAGCTCCGCCTCCAATGTGGAACACGTCGAATCGTTTTCCAAGCAAGGGATCGGCGCGGTCCAGATCTGGTTCAACTGGGGCGCCGACATCAACGTCGGCCAGATGGAGGTGATGCAGCGCATTACCCAAATTCTGAACAGCCTGCCGCCCGGCATCTTGCAGCCCTTCATCGTCAAATTCGACGTCTCCAATATTCCCGTGTCGTTCGTCACCGTGTCGAGCGACGATCTCGATGAACGGGCGCTCTACGATCTGGCCTACAACACGATTGCTCCCCAGATCGAACAGATCGCCAATGTCGCCGCCGCGACCGTGGAAGGCGGAAAAATCCGCCAGATCAACATCAACCTGGACCCGGCTCTGCTCAACGCGCGCGGCCTCTCGATCCTAGATGTGGTCAAATCCGTCAAGGCCGCGAATTTAATTTTGCCGTCCGGCGACTTGAAGGCCGGCAACCTCGACTACAACGTCTTCACGAACAATCAATTCAAGACCGTCGATCCGATCCAAGACGTCATCGTCAACGTAAACCAGCAGGGCAACCCGGTCCGCGTCCGCGATGTCGGAACGGTGACCGACTCCTCCGACATCCAAACCAACATCGTCCGCACCGACGGCGCCAGAGCCGTGTATCTCCGCGTCAACAAGCAGCCCATCGCCAACACGGTGGAAGTCGTGGATGCTCTGCGCGCGGCGCTTCCCAAAATGATCGGCATTCCGCCGGGCGTGAAACTCGGCATCTCCTTCGATCAATCCGTCTATATCCGCCAATCCATTCAGAACCTGATCGAACAGGCCTTGCACGGATCGCTGCTGGCGGCCGCCGTCATCCTCATTTTCCTGCGCAATCTGACCAGCACCCTGATCATTTCCGTTTCGATCCCGCTGTCGATCCTCGTCACCTTTATCGTCCTCTACTTCACCGGCCAGACGCTGAACGTCTTTACCCTCGGCGGCCTGGCCTTGGGCATCGGCCGCCTGGTGGACGACTCCATCGTGGAATTGGAAAATATCCAGCGCCATTTGAACCACACCCCGCGCCGCTGGGATGCGATTCTGGAAGCCGCTCGCGAAGTCGCCATGCCGATCTTCGCCTCGACCGTCACAACCGTAGTCGTTTTTCTACCCATGTTCTTCGTCGTCGGCATCGCGCGGCTGCTCTTGATTCCTTTGACCGTCACGATTGCCATCGCCCTCTTCACCTCCTTTTTCATCTCGCGCACGGTCACCCCGGCGCTCTGCTACAAGTTCCTGAAGCCGGAGCAGGAAGCGCACCGGTCGATGCCGGCCTGGTTCGTACGCATCATGGACTGGAGCCGGGATCGCTACGAATCGCTGGATCGCCGTTATGAAGGCTCGCTGCGCTGGGTGCTCGCCCACCGCCGCACCTTCATCGCCGCCATCGTATTGATCTTCATCGGCTCGCTCATGCTGCTCCCGATGATCGGCACGGAGTTCCTGCCGGTCTCGGACGAAAGTCAGTTCCGCATCGTGCTGCGCGCCCCGGTTGGACAGCGCGTCGAAAAGACGGAACAGCAAGTCGCCGAAGTCGAGCGGGTGCTCAGAGAAAACATTCCGCCCGATGAATTGGAAACGATGGTCTCCAGCACCGGCGTCCTCGCCCAGGGCCGCTCATCCCTCTTCAATCCCAATACCGGCCCGCATACCTCGGTCATTTCCGTCTACCTCACTCCGCCCGACAAGCGGAAGCGGAACCAGGTGCAGGTCATGAACGACGTGCGGCCGAAAATCATCAAGCTCTTCCCCGGCGCCGCGATGTTCTTCGATCCAGGCGGGCTCGTAAAGCGGGTGACCAGTTTCGGCTCGCAAAAATCGATCGACGTCGAGATTTACGGCTATGATTTTGAAAAGGCCCGCGGCGTGATCCGCCAGGTCGAAGACGCGATGCACAAGACCGCGGGGATTGCCGACATCGAAGTAAGCCGGGAAGAGAACTACCCGGAGATCAACGTGGTGGTGGACCGGGAAAAAGCCGCACTGCTCGGCATCAGCGAAACCGACGTGGCCAACGCCGTGCTGTTCTCGCTCAACGGAAACGGACAGACGGACCCGATCATCTACACCGATCCACAGAACGGCAACGAGTACTACATCAGCGCCTGGCTGGCCGAAGAACATCGCAAGGATCTGACCGATCTGGAAAACATTTTATTGACGACGAAGGCCGGCCAGCCGGTGCTGCTCAAGAATGTGGCGGCGCTGAAGCTGAATGCCGGGCCGGTGAAGATCGACCGGAAATATTTCCAGCGCGTCGTGCATATTACGGCCAACCCCACCACACGACCTTTGGGCGCCATTGCCGACGACCTGGAAGCGGCCTTCGCCACGCTCCAACTGCCGACCGGGTTCACCATCAAATTGGCGGGGCAAATCCAGCAGCAGCGGGAAACCTTCCAGGGCCTGCAATTCGCGACCGTTCTCGCGCTGGCGCTGGTCTACATGGTCATGGCG
Proteins encoded in this region:
- a CDS encoding PilZ domain-containing protein (MaGe:77309323), with product MSWWKSDTTASVSHSALTGTERRRDPRIGTRFTVRYSGADGRKIVMGHAVIVDLSQQGFGLTGSRGLKRGMELALFLELHESDRPLCIPQVQVLWVSGIHCGIQLPPKKSRTMDWMDTLLDGR
- a CDS encoding PilZ domain-containing protein (MaGe:77309324), which codes for MKLYPVQHAPEGLNHSATERRDIDRIPLSFSLMYSGANETRAILGHGTVIDMSREGLGLRGSQPVNVGMDLLLLLSPSDTKHPPVVIQAQVAWIDEHRFGLRFTQSPATSALWLQRFLRSFFHMPRASKSA
- a CDS encoding Efflux RND transporter permease subunit (MaGe:77309328): MWLTLLALRNRIGILMLSLAMVVLGVTSLERLPVDLFPNIQVPVAFVGVIYKGAPPLDIEQSVVYPIEKAVSSASNVEHVESFSKQGIGAVQIWFNWGADINVGQMEVMQRITQILNSLPPGILQPFIVKFDVSNIPVSFVTVSSDDLDERALYDLAYNTIAPQIEQIANVAAATVEGGKIRQININLDPALLNARGLSILDVVKSVKAANLILPSGDLKAGNLDYNVFTNNQFKTVDPIQDVIVNVNQQGNPVRVRDVGTVTDSSDIQTNIVRTDGARAVYLRVNKQPIANTVEVVDALRAALPKMIGIPPGVKLGISFDQSVYIRQSIQNLIEQALHGSLLAAAVILIFLRNLTSTLIISVSIPLSILVTFIVLYFTGQTLNVFTLGGLALGIGRLVDDSIVELENIQRHLNHTPRRWDAILEAAREVAMPIFASTVTTVVVFLPMFFVVGIARLLLIPLTVTIAIALFTSFFISRTVTPALCYKFLKPEQEAHRSMPAWFVRIMDWSRDRYESLDRRYEGSLRWVLAHRRTFIAAIVLIFIGSLMLLPMIGTEFLPVSDESQFRIVLRAPVGQRVEKTEQQVAEVERVLRENIPPDELETMVSSTGVLAQGRSSLFNPNTGPHTSVISVYLTPPDKRKRNQVQVMNDVRPKIIKLFPGAAMFFDPGGLVKRVTSFGSQKSIDVEIYGYDFEKARGVIRQVEDAMHKTAGIADIEVSREENYPEINVVVDREKAALLGISETDVANAVLFSLNGNGQTDPIIYTDPQNGNEYYISAWLAEEHRKDLTDLENILLTTKAGQPVLLKNVAALKLNAGPVKIDRKYFQRVVHITANPTTRPLGAIADDLEAAFATLQLPTGFTIKLAGQIQQQRETFQGLQFATVLALALVYMVMAAQFKSLIDPFIIMFSVPMGFPGVILILFLTNTTLSTTSMMGIIMMLGIVVSNGVLLVDYTNVLRRKGHALADAVITASRTRLRPILMTSLATVFGLLPMAIGWGTGGETNAPLARAVVGGLSVSTLLTLFLVPTMYMIFEEWVPRKFTEEPSTAAPAPTSPLPALE
- a CDS encoding hypothetical protein (Evidence 4 : Unknown function but conserved in other organisms; MaGe:77309321), yielding MRRVPSRLATILFVILLQTALALAVPIVNDPNGFEGLPWESTIAEGDRFAKVEEAGPLLSYELKSGQPTLGTIPVEVLRFTTFEGKFGRVLIRYRGKETHEQILAYLQAQYGPLDRTPGQISVGPIRVYAWHGFDTEITLRYESRMERGIIFFESRILREKLSEGNSGTVF
- a CDS encoding PilZ domain-containing protein (MaGe:77309322) translates to MKRPSSPSTKPLRSTPLGLDKRYSERVAIICPVQYAGEVLTQPHKGEGVTKDISLAGCKMISEHPVTRGTLLSLTIALPDGDAPLKLTSVHVVWVSGCHFAVRFMQLGQSDRKRIQAFLWKNITHDTVHNQRARFRLV
- a CDS encoding Efflux RND transporter periplasmic adaptor subunit (MaGe:77309327), with amino-acid sequence MKSLKQHPFVILGVIIFFAITALVVFRLSSGAKTDGKKARIITVGIATPLKQDLPIRLAYTADIIPNQVVNLFSRVDGYIAKIHVDKGDHVKAGQLLVEIDHTDYQHAVNQAKANLAAAKAKVTQQQAAVRNATLMLDRMQALIKDQFVSQQDLDNAQVNFDGAAAALESLQAQVKQMEVALAQAETNLAYSYIRAPFAGYVAERNLDPGANVTSATASTSINSRGILSLHEIDTVRILIEVVEKDIPLIHIGQKADVRAEAYPDRVFDGTVTRIVQALNRATRTMTVEIDLPNKDRALKGGMFARVEALVGTHQQAVQIPIDAVSRLEDLQYVYIVRDGSARRVNVEIGAREGNRVEVTKGLAGDEQIIVSGKDLVHDGTPVQTQSLAPNVPDESPAPTPVSPAPAKGKG
- a CDS encoding TetR/AcrR family transcriptional regulator (MaGe:77309326), coding for MLRTPRPPRQSSQERQASLIQAATRLFAKKGFNGTTTKEIAKAAGISEALVFKHFPTKRALYAAILAEKVTINELLGAIEASAKKRDDRRVFTLIAGYRIRPGADPTLLRLLLFSALEGHELSDMFFGKHHKVFYDRLAAYIQARVEDGAFREVDPLLAARAFIGMVVHHRLLHEIFGVKMDRSHDDTVSTYVDIFLQGLVAPPATSRARKSRART
- a CDS encoding PilZ domain-containing protein (MaGe:77309325); the protein is MSLAAAPQHHLSRTDQRQTYRIATSRPLRYAPRQTTSRIGQALLLDLSDVGCRIESASLLAMGERLALVIELPQPVLITDAQVVWADGSRYGLSFARVSPLERSRLRRFLWKHLPDAAMSDLLPLFAVIEEPHHSQRHPHRPR